Proteins from one Heptranchias perlo isolate sHepPer1 chromosome 42, sHepPer1.hap1, whole genome shotgun sequence genomic window:
- the LOC137306179 gene encoding myelin-associated glycoprotein-like isoform X4, with protein MSPAELKDKPRISGHGELTSGKAAGLTCSITHSCPYDRLQLRWIDYNGSLPLPWDTKDGPEIVDERSGSWRVSSVLTFTPSSAIHGKSLGCSILLHGSPTSSPQILTLEIKYGLENPTVNSSMVAVEGSSLLLYCTAWGKPAVSLRWVKNGDEISTSSTNELKRTFHNISLEDDGEYWCVAENDLGTANSSTRISVQYKPTIVSGPTCNSSEKWTGCNCSVTANPPANITWGLNGSIITGNRSDMKVISWAVNSYLVQSSLTLTHPTGTGTGTGIQISCVAANVHGDCVSKYQLHSMGIFLFSWTEIFKIGGGACGLIIVIAVVVMVKVQRKKQSEAVRASETPDNSVIYAVVQNARNAQSDVQYPEAGLEALISTKPAHKEEVLYASIDISKFRKQERYIQNEETCEYATIKHN; from the exons ATGTCCCCGGCCGAACTCAAAG ACAAGCCACGGATTTCAGGTCATGGGGAACTGACTTCTGGAAAAGCAGCTGGACTGACCTGTTCAATCACTCACAGCTGCCCATATGACAGACTGCAACTGAGGTGGATTGATTACAATGGGTCCCTTCCTCTTCCATGGGACACTAAAGATGGACCAGAAATTGTTGATGAACGTTCCGGTTCTTGGAGAGTTTCATCGGTGCTCACGTTCACTCCATCATCCGCTATTCACGGGAAAAGTCTAGGATGCTCAATTTTACTTCATGGCTCCCCAACTTCTTCTCCACAAATTCTTACCTTGGAGATCAAAT ATGGACTGGAAAACCCAACCGTCAATTCCTCTATGGTAGCGGTGGAAGGCAGCTCATTATTATTATACTGCACGGCATGGGGAAAACCAGCGGTCAGTTTAAGATGGGTGAAAAATGGTGACGAGATCAGCACATCTTCCACCAATGAACTAAAGCGGACATTCCACAACATTAGTTTAGAAGATGACGGTGAATATTGGTGTGTGGCTGAAAATGACCTGGGCACCGCAAACAGCTCCACACGGATTTCTGTACAAT ATAAACCCACAATAGTATCAGGCCCGACCTGCAACAGCTCTGAGAAGTGGACTGGTTGTAACTGCAGTGTCACAGCCAATCCACCAGCAAACATTACATGGGGCCTCAATGGGAGTATCATCACTGGGAACAGGTCAGATATGAAAGTCATCTCCTGGGCGGTGAATAGTTACCTGGTGCAGAGCTCCCTGACACTGACACACCCAACTGGAACTGGAACTGGAACTGGAATTCAAATCTCATGCGTTGCAGCAAACGTGCACGGTGATTGTGTCAGCAAATACCAGCTGCACTCTATGG GAATATTCTTATTCTCCTGGACAGAAATATTCAAAATAGGAGGAGGAGCCTGCGGCCTAATTATTGTAATTGCAGTCGTTGTCATGGTAAAGGTACAAAG GAAGAAACAAAGTGAAGCTGTGCGTGCCTCGGAAACGCCTGATAATTCGGTGATCTACGCTGTGGTACAGAACGCACGAAACGCTCAG AGCGACGTTCAGTATCCCGAGGCTGGCCTTGAGGCTTTGATATCGACCAAACCAGCTCATAAGGAAGAGGTTCTGTACGCATCTATCGATATCTCAAAATTCCGCAAACAAGAACGATATATCCAAAATGAGGAGACCTGCGAATACGCAACAATAAAACATAATTAA
- the LOC137306179 gene encoding sialic acid-binding Ig-like lectin 13 isoform X1, with protein sequence MRSCVFLSLMTLADVVCCAQYTVVMPAIVSAVPGSCAQIPCTFHHSAFTPKPRGKWIKRGRNTRDTIIYDSTYPYGQRYNYGGRAELKGNLAKGQCSLLLKNIRKRDQGTYYFSVQGHWGWIITTYKTVRSEVFLSVSDKPRISGHGELTSGKAAGLTCSITHSCPYDRLQLRWIDYNGSLPLPWDTKDGPEIVDERSGSWRVSSVLTFTPSSAIHGKSLGCSILLHGSPTSSPQILTLEIKYGLENPTVNSSMVAVEGSSLLLYCTAWGKPAVSLRWVKNGDEISTSSTNELKRTFHNISLEDDGEYWCVAENDLGTANSSTRISVQYKPTIVSGPTCNSSEKWTGCNCSVTANPPANITWGLNGSIITGNRSDMKVISWAVNSYLVQSSLTLTHPTGTGTGTGIQISCVAANVHGDCVSKYQLHSMGIFLFSWTEIFKIGGGACGLIIVIAVVVMVKVQRKKQSEAVRASETPDNSVIYAVVQNARNAQSDVQYPEAGLEALISTKPAHKEEVLYASIDISKFRKQERYIQNEETCEYATIKHN encoded by the exons ATGAGGAGTtgcgtgtttctctccctcatgACACTGGCAGACG ttgtttgttgtgCTCAATACACTGTGGTGATGCCAGCTATTGTGTCGGCAGTGCCGGGTTCATGTGCGCAGATCCCGTGTACGTTTCATCATTCAGCCTTTACCCCCAAGCCAAGGGGGAAGTGGATAAAGAGGGGCCGTAACACCAGGGACACCATTATCTATGATTCGACATATCCATATGGACAGCGTTATAACTATGGTGGGAGAGCGGAGTTGAAGGGCAACCTTGCGAAAGGACAATGCTCCCTTTTGTTAAAGAATATCCGGAAGCGTGATCAGGGTACATATTACTTCAGCGTGCAAGGCCACTGGGGCTGGATTATTACTACATATAAAACTGTCCGTTCTGAAGTCTTCCTTTCTGTTTCTG ACAAGCCACGGATTTCAGGTCATGGGGAACTGACTTCTGGAAAAGCAGCTGGACTGACCTGTTCAATCACTCACAGCTGCCCATATGACAGACTGCAACTGAGGTGGATTGATTACAATGGGTCCCTTCCTCTTCCATGGGACACTAAAGATGGACCAGAAATTGTTGATGAACGTTCCGGTTCTTGGAGAGTTTCATCGGTGCTCACGTTCACTCCATCATCCGCTATTCACGGGAAAAGTCTAGGATGCTCAATTTTACTTCATGGCTCCCCAACTTCTTCTCCACAAATTCTTACCTTGGAGATCAAAT ATGGACTGGAAAACCCAACCGTCAATTCCTCTATGGTAGCGGTGGAAGGCAGCTCATTATTATTATACTGCACGGCATGGGGAAAACCAGCGGTCAGTTTAAGATGGGTGAAAAATGGTGACGAGATCAGCACATCTTCCACCAATGAACTAAAGCGGACATTCCACAACATTAGTTTAGAAGATGACGGTGAATATTGGTGTGTGGCTGAAAATGACCTGGGCACCGCAAACAGCTCCACACGGATTTCTGTACAAT ATAAACCCACAATAGTATCAGGCCCGACCTGCAACAGCTCTGAGAAGTGGACTGGTTGTAACTGCAGTGTCACAGCCAATCCACCAGCAAACATTACATGGGGCCTCAATGGGAGTATCATCACTGGGAACAGGTCAGATATGAAAGTCATCTCCTGGGCGGTGAATAGTTACCTGGTGCAGAGCTCCCTGACACTGACACACCCAACTGGAACTGGAACTGGAACTGGAATTCAAATCTCATGCGTTGCAGCAAACGTGCACGGTGATTGTGTCAGCAAATACCAGCTGCACTCTATGG GAATATTCTTATTCTCCTGGACAGAAATATTCAAAATAGGAGGAGGAGCCTGCGGCCTAATTATTGTAATTGCAGTCGTTGTCATGGTAAAGGTACAAAG GAAGAAACAAAGTGAAGCTGTGCGTGCCTCGGAAACGCCTGATAATTCGGTGATCTACGCTGTGGTACAGAACGCACGAAACGCTCAG AGCGACGTTCAGTATCCCGAGGCTGGCCTTGAGGCTTTGATATCGACCAAACCAGCTCATAAGGAAGAGGTTCTGTACGCATCTATCGATATCTCAAAATTCCGCAAACAAGAACGATATATCCAAAATGAGGAGACCTGCGAATACGCAACAATAAAACATAATTAA
- the LOC137306287 gene encoding probable G-protein coupled receptor 139 has protein sequence MHEPVTGQVYAIYYPILSAVGIPVNIIAIVILSRGKCGLSKCITQYLVGMAAADLLVVVTGVILNRIIDIYFPGNFLLLTPICRTKTALVYATRDFSVWLTVAFTFDRFIAICCPNLTNKYCTKETAVAVVGTVLALSCMKNIPCYFIYEPLYIINKLPWYCRIRSSFYTSRLWLAFSYFDCIATPFLPFFVILLLNAVTVRYIVVASRVRRALRGNTSSESKPDAEMENRRKSIILLFSISGNFILLWLTYTIHYLYCRITNTYSYTGYNDPIYILQETGYMLLLLSCCTNTFIYAVTQTKFREELKKMVKYPMNQIVKFLDN, from the exons ATGCATGAGCCAGTAACTGGTCAGGTGTATGCAATTTACTATCCAATTCTTTCGGCTGTTGGTATCCCAG TTAACATAatagcgattgtgatcctgtcccgaggaaagtgcggtctctccaaatgcatcACTCAATATCTGGTGGgtatggcagcggcggatctattgGTTGTCGTCACTGGCGTTATACTCAATCGGATCATTGACATTTACTTTCCCGGAAATTTTCTGTTGCTTACTCCGATATGTAGGACCAAAACcgccctagtttatgcaaccaggGACTTTTCTGTTTGGttaacagtcgctttcacctttgatcgctTTATAGCCATTTGTTGCCCGAACTTGACAAATAAATATTGCACCAAGGAAACAGCAGTTGCGGTTGTAGGCACGGTGCTTGCCCTGAGCTGCATGAAAAACATCCCCTGctactttatatatgaacctcTGTATATAATTAACAAATTGCCGTGGTATTGCCGGATAAGATCAAGCTTTTATACTTCACGCCTATGGTTAGCATTTTCTTATTTCGACTGCATAGCGACCCCTTTTCTCCCATTTTTTGTTATTTTGCTACTCAATGCTGTGACCGTGAGATATATAGTAgtggccagtagagtccgcagggcATTGCGGGGCAACACCAGCTCTGAAAGCAAACCTGATGCTGAGATGGAGAACAGGAGaaaatccataattttactcttcagtatatccggcaattttatactgttatggctgACGTACACGATCCATTACTTGTACTGTCGAATTACTAATACTTATTCTTACACTGGTTACAATGACCCGATTTATATCCTTCAAGAAACCGGATATATGCTTCTACTTTTGAGCTGCTGCACAAACacgtttatttatgcagtgacacaaactaaattcagagaggagttaaAGAAAATGGTGAAATATCCAATGAATCAAATTGTTAAGTTTTTAGATAATTAG
- the LOC137306179 gene encoding sialic acid-binding Ig-like lectin 13 isoform X3 yields the protein MPAIVSAVPGSCAQIPCTFHHSAFTPKPRGKWIKRGRNTRDTIIYDSTYPYGQRYNYGGRAELKGNLAKGQCSLLLKNIRKRDQGTYYFSVQGHWGWIITTYKTVRSEVFLSVSDKPRISGHGELTSGKAAGLTCSITHSCPYDRLQLRWIDYNGSLPLPWDTKDGPEIVDERSGSWRVSSVLTFTPSSAIHGKSLGCSILLHGSPTSSPQILTLEIKYGLENPTVNSSMVAVEGSSLLLYCTAWGKPAVSLRWVKNGDEISTSSTNELKRTFHNISLEDDGEYWCVAENDLGTANSSTRISVQYKPTIVSGPTCNSSEKWTGCNCSVTANPPANITWGLNGSIITGNRSDMKVISWAVNSYLVQSSLTLTHPTGTGTGTGIQISCVAANVHGDCVSKYQLHSMGIFLFSWTEIFKIGGGACGLIIVIAVVVMVKVQRKKQSEAVRASETPDNSVIYAVVQNARNAQSDVQYPEAGLEALISTKPAHKEEVLYASIDISKFRKQERYIQNEETCEYATIKHN from the exons ATGCCAGCTATTGTGTCGGCAGTGCCGGGTTCATGTGCGCAGATCCCGTGTACGTTTCATCATTCAGCCTTTACCCCCAAGCCAAGGGGGAAGTGGATAAAGAGGGGCCGTAACACCAGGGACACCATTATCTATGATTCGACATATCCATATGGACAGCGTTATAACTATGGTGGGAGAGCGGAGTTGAAGGGCAACCTTGCGAAAGGACAATGCTCCCTTTTGTTAAAGAATATCCGGAAGCGTGATCAGGGTACATATTACTTCAGCGTGCAAGGCCACTGGGGCTGGATTATTACTACATATAAAACTGTCCGTTCTGAAGTCTTCCTTTCTGTTTCTG ACAAGCCACGGATTTCAGGTCATGGGGAACTGACTTCTGGAAAAGCAGCTGGACTGACCTGTTCAATCACTCACAGCTGCCCATATGACAGACTGCAACTGAGGTGGATTGATTACAATGGGTCCCTTCCTCTTCCATGGGACACTAAAGATGGACCAGAAATTGTTGATGAACGTTCCGGTTCTTGGAGAGTTTCATCGGTGCTCACGTTCACTCCATCATCCGCTATTCACGGGAAAAGTCTAGGATGCTCAATTTTACTTCATGGCTCCCCAACTTCTTCTCCACAAATTCTTACCTTGGAGATCAAAT ATGGACTGGAAAACCCAACCGTCAATTCCTCTATGGTAGCGGTGGAAGGCAGCTCATTATTATTATACTGCACGGCATGGGGAAAACCAGCGGTCAGTTTAAGATGGGTGAAAAATGGTGACGAGATCAGCACATCTTCCACCAATGAACTAAAGCGGACATTCCACAACATTAGTTTAGAAGATGACGGTGAATATTGGTGTGTGGCTGAAAATGACCTGGGCACCGCAAACAGCTCCACACGGATTTCTGTACAAT ATAAACCCACAATAGTATCAGGCCCGACCTGCAACAGCTCTGAGAAGTGGACTGGTTGTAACTGCAGTGTCACAGCCAATCCACCAGCAAACATTACATGGGGCCTCAATGGGAGTATCATCACTGGGAACAGGTCAGATATGAAAGTCATCTCCTGGGCGGTGAATAGTTACCTGGTGCAGAGCTCCCTGACACTGACACACCCAACTGGAACTGGAACTGGAACTGGAATTCAAATCTCATGCGTTGCAGCAAACGTGCACGGTGATTGTGTCAGCAAATACCAGCTGCACTCTATGG GAATATTCTTATTCTCCTGGACAGAAATATTCAAAATAGGAGGAGGAGCCTGCGGCCTAATTATTGTAATTGCAGTCGTTGTCATGGTAAAGGTACAAAG GAAGAAACAAAGTGAAGCTGTGCGTGCCTCGGAAACGCCTGATAATTCGGTGATCTACGCTGTGGTACAGAACGCACGAAACGCTCAG AGCGACGTTCAGTATCCCGAGGCTGGCCTTGAGGCTTTGATATCGACCAAACCAGCTCATAAGGAAGAGGTTCTGTACGCATCTATCGATATCTCAAAATTCCGCAAACAAGAACGATATATCCAAAATGAGGAGACCTGCGAATACGCAACAATAAAACATAATTAA
- the LOC137306179 gene encoding sialic acid-binding Ig-like lectin 13 isoform X2 — MGAWNAVVCCAQYTVVMPAIVSAVPGSCAQIPCTFHHSAFTPKPRGKWIKRGRNTRDTIIYDSTYPYGQRYNYGGRAELKGNLAKGQCSLLLKNIRKRDQGTYYFSVQGHWGWIITTYKTVRSEVFLSVSDKPRISGHGELTSGKAAGLTCSITHSCPYDRLQLRWIDYNGSLPLPWDTKDGPEIVDERSGSWRVSSVLTFTPSSAIHGKSLGCSILLHGSPTSSPQILTLEIKYGLENPTVNSSMVAVEGSSLLLYCTAWGKPAVSLRWVKNGDEISTSSTNELKRTFHNISLEDDGEYWCVAENDLGTANSSTRISVQYKPTIVSGPTCNSSEKWTGCNCSVTANPPANITWGLNGSIITGNRSDMKVISWAVNSYLVQSSLTLTHPTGTGTGTGIQISCVAANVHGDCVSKYQLHSMGIFLFSWTEIFKIGGGACGLIIVIAVVVMVKVQRKKQSEAVRASETPDNSVIYAVVQNARNAQSDVQYPEAGLEALISTKPAHKEEVLYASIDISKFRKQERYIQNEETCEYATIKHN, encoded by the exons ATGGGTGCATGGAACGCAG ttgtttgttgtgCTCAATACACTGTGGTGATGCCAGCTATTGTGTCGGCAGTGCCGGGTTCATGTGCGCAGATCCCGTGTACGTTTCATCATTCAGCCTTTACCCCCAAGCCAAGGGGGAAGTGGATAAAGAGGGGCCGTAACACCAGGGACACCATTATCTATGATTCGACATATCCATATGGACAGCGTTATAACTATGGTGGGAGAGCGGAGTTGAAGGGCAACCTTGCGAAAGGACAATGCTCCCTTTTGTTAAAGAATATCCGGAAGCGTGATCAGGGTACATATTACTTCAGCGTGCAAGGCCACTGGGGCTGGATTATTACTACATATAAAACTGTCCGTTCTGAAGTCTTCCTTTCTGTTTCTG ACAAGCCACGGATTTCAGGTCATGGGGAACTGACTTCTGGAAAAGCAGCTGGACTGACCTGTTCAATCACTCACAGCTGCCCATATGACAGACTGCAACTGAGGTGGATTGATTACAATGGGTCCCTTCCTCTTCCATGGGACACTAAAGATGGACCAGAAATTGTTGATGAACGTTCCGGTTCTTGGAGAGTTTCATCGGTGCTCACGTTCACTCCATCATCCGCTATTCACGGGAAAAGTCTAGGATGCTCAATTTTACTTCATGGCTCCCCAACTTCTTCTCCACAAATTCTTACCTTGGAGATCAAAT ATGGACTGGAAAACCCAACCGTCAATTCCTCTATGGTAGCGGTGGAAGGCAGCTCATTATTATTATACTGCACGGCATGGGGAAAACCAGCGGTCAGTTTAAGATGGGTGAAAAATGGTGACGAGATCAGCACATCTTCCACCAATGAACTAAAGCGGACATTCCACAACATTAGTTTAGAAGATGACGGTGAATATTGGTGTGTGGCTGAAAATGACCTGGGCACCGCAAACAGCTCCACACGGATTTCTGTACAAT ATAAACCCACAATAGTATCAGGCCCGACCTGCAACAGCTCTGAGAAGTGGACTGGTTGTAACTGCAGTGTCACAGCCAATCCACCAGCAAACATTACATGGGGCCTCAATGGGAGTATCATCACTGGGAACAGGTCAGATATGAAAGTCATCTCCTGGGCGGTGAATAGTTACCTGGTGCAGAGCTCCCTGACACTGACACACCCAACTGGAACTGGAACTGGAACTGGAATTCAAATCTCATGCGTTGCAGCAAACGTGCACGGTGATTGTGTCAGCAAATACCAGCTGCACTCTATGG GAATATTCTTATTCTCCTGGACAGAAATATTCAAAATAGGAGGAGGAGCCTGCGGCCTAATTATTGTAATTGCAGTCGTTGTCATGGTAAAGGTACAAAG GAAGAAACAAAGTGAAGCTGTGCGTGCCTCGGAAACGCCTGATAATTCGGTGATCTACGCTGTGGTACAGAACGCACGAAACGCTCAG AGCGACGTTCAGTATCCCGAGGCTGGCCTTGAGGCTTTGATATCGACCAAACCAGCTCATAAGGAAGAGGTTCTGTACGCATCTATCGATATCTCAAAATTCCGCAAACAAGAACGATATATCCAAAATGAGGAGACCTGCGAATACGCAACAATAAAACATAATTAA